A genomic segment from Nodularia sphaerocarpa UHCC 0038 encodes:
- a CDS encoding DUF561 domain-containing protein, whose translation MTIHPTLQRAFAESRVLKVISGLNNFDRDRVAATIKAAELGGATFVDIAADAALVQMAKNLINLPICVSAVEPEKFVEAVNAGADLIEIGNFDSFYAQGRKFEAEEVLALTRQTRALLPEITLSVTVPHILELDQQVQLAEELVKAGADIIQTEGGTSSQPAHSGTLGLIEKAAPTLAAAYEIARVVSVPVLCASGISSVTAPLAIASGAAGVGVGSAINQLNSEIAMIAAVRGLVEALAIANSRAIA comes from the coding sequence ATGACAATACATCCTACTCTCCAACGTGCATTTGCTGAAAGCCGCGTTTTAAAAGTGATTAGCGGCTTGAACAACTTTGATCGCGATCGCGTGGCTGCTACAATCAAAGCTGCTGAACTTGGTGGTGCTACCTTTGTCGATATCGCCGCCGATGCTGCTTTAGTGCAGATGGCGAAAAACTTGATTAATTTACCAATTTGTGTATCAGCAGTCGAACCAGAAAAGTTTGTCGAAGCTGTCAACGCTGGTGCTGATTTAATTGAAATCGGTAACTTTGATAGTTTTTACGCCCAAGGACGCAAATTTGAAGCTGAGGAAGTTTTAGCCCTAACTCGCCAAACCCGCGCCCTGCTGCCAGAAATTACATTATCTGTGACTGTTCCCCACATCCTGGAACTAGACCAACAGGTACAGTTAGCTGAGGAATTGGTAAAAGCTGGCGCAGATATTATTCAAACCGAAGGTGGTACAAGCAGCCAGCCAGCACATTCTGGTACTTTGGGATTAATTGAAAAAGCAGCTCCCACTTTAGCAGCTGCTTATGAAATTGCTCGTGTGGTTTCCGTACCTGTACTATGTGCTTCTGGTATTTCTAGCGTGACTGCACCCCTGGCGATCGCCTCTGGAGCAGCCGGCGTTGGTGTTGGTTCCGCGATTAATCAACTCAACAGCGAAATAGCCATGATTGCTGCTGTGCGTGGCTTAGTCGAAGCTTTGGCTATTGCTAACAGTAGAGCGATCGCTTAG
- a CDS encoding Tab2/Atab2 family RNA-binding protein: protein MGSIWEIDFYSRPILDENQKKVWEVLVCESPSDIRTKPESLFRYAQYCPSTQVNSGWLRRALQEAIEKAGEAPIRIRFFRRQMSNMITKACEDVGIPAQPSRRILVLNQWLKQRMEEVYPQEPGYQGGTNPSVRLDSPLPQRLPDALEGKQWAFVSLQAAEFADMSEWDIGFGEAFPLELANVSPETRIPGVLIFSPRALPIAGWMSGLELACLNFDTKQGQRLVLETGATESWILANITNPQTLAEAKGYEQAKAKANGVHFIGVQSDPQAESFTGFWLLQNFNLG, encoded by the coding sequence ATGGGTAGTATTTGGGAAATCGATTTTTACTCTCGTCCAATTTTGGACGAAAATCAGAAAAAAGTTTGGGAAGTCTTAGTTTGCGAAAGTCCTTCGGATATCCGCACAAAACCGGAATCTTTGTTTCGTTATGCACAGTATTGCCCCAGTACGCAAGTAAATTCGGGTTGGTTGCGGAGGGCGTTACAGGAAGCCATCGAAAAGGCAGGGGAAGCACCAATCCGAATCCGCTTTTTCCGCCGTCAAATGAGCAATATGATTACTAAAGCTTGCGAGGATGTGGGTATCCCCGCCCAACCTAGTCGCCGCATTTTAGTTCTCAATCAATGGTTGAAACAGCGTATGGAGGAAGTTTATCCTCAAGAACCAGGGTATCAAGGGGGAACTAATCCTTCAGTGCGCTTAGATAGCCCTTTACCTCAACGTTTACCAGATGCGCTCGAAGGTAAGCAGTGGGCATTTGTCAGCCTACAAGCTGCTGAATTTGCGGATATGTCAGAATGGGACATTGGTTTTGGTGAAGCTTTTCCCCTGGAATTGGCTAATGTGTCCCCGGAAACTCGCATCCCTGGTGTGTTAATTTTCTCACCCAGAGCTTTACCTATAGCCGGGTGGATGTCGGGTTTGGAGTTGGCTTGTTTAAACTTTGACACCAAACAAGGACAGAGATTGGTTTTAGAAACTGGTGCTACTGAAAGTTGGATTTTGGCTAATATCACAAATCCCCAAACTTTAGCCGAAGCCAAAGGTTATGAGCAAGCCAAAGCAAAAGCTAATGGAGTGCATTTTATTGGTGTCCAATCTGACCCCCAAGCCGAATCTTTTACCGGATTTTGGCTGCTACAAAATTTCAACCTTGGGTAA
- a CDS encoding universal stress protein, whose translation MFEKVLICTDFSDGLHRLSQFTSSLKIAGIKQIVFLHVVPLWEKGIIPKVDSEKIKQAQTQLEKAIEQNPTDVEVKIEVQSGKPVETILKVAEAYQSSLIILGSPTRSILAEKLVGSTMADLSHQTKIPLLVVRPQLFSALTSEELTLRCQHLFRSLLIPYNDGKVSHYLLQQIKQLAQKQSDRYLQQCQLCWVLENKASKQKPLKVLPQEADEILSGIKAELEEVNLQVEIEVREGNSISQVLETSVMADISAIAVSSGTIGKLQEWLISSFAAELLRQSWYPVLFFPFPD comes from the coding sequence ATGTTTGAAAAAGTTTTAATTTGCACAGATTTTTCAGACGGGCTGCATCGTTTATCACAGTTTACCTCTAGTCTGAAGATAGCAGGAATCAAGCAAATTGTGTTTTTACACGTTGTGCCGTTGTGGGAAAAAGGAATTATTCCCAAAGTGGATAGTGAAAAAATCAAACAAGCTCAAACCCAACTAGAAAAAGCGATTGAGCAAAATCCGACTGACGTAGAAGTAAAAATAGAAGTGCAATCAGGCAAGCCAGTTGAGACAATCTTGAAGGTAGCCGAAGCCTATCAATCGAGTCTGATTATACTGGGTTCTCCTACTCGCAGCATACTGGCGGAGAAATTAGTGGGTAGTACAATGGCTGACTTGTCTCACCAAACCAAGATTCCTCTGTTAGTAGTGCGTCCTCAGTTATTCTCAGCCTTGACTTCAGAAGAATTAACACTGCGTTGTCAGCATCTTTTTCGCTCTTTGCTAATTCCTTATAACGATGGTAAAGTTTCGCATTACTTGTTGCAACAAATTAAACAGTTAGCGCAAAAACAGTCTGATAGATATCTCCAACAGTGTCAGCTTTGCTGGGTGTTAGAGAATAAAGCTTCCAAACAAAAACCCTTGAAAGTTCTACCACAGGAGGCTGATGAAATCCTGTCTGGAATTAAAGCGGAATTGGAGGAGGTAAATTTACAAGTGGAGATAGAAGTCAGGGAAGGAAACTCTATCAGCCAAGTGTTAGAGACATCAGTCATGGCTGATATTAGCGCGATCGCAGTATCTTCAGGAACAATCGGTAAACTCCAAGAATGGTTAATTTCCAGTTTTGCGGCGGAATTATTACGTCAAAGCTGGTATCCTGTACTCTTTTTCCCATTCCCAGATTAA
- a CDS encoding DegT/DnrJ/EryC1/StrS family aminotransferase has translation MIQSVNSIPAFDIKQQYAIIEAEVSAAVLEVLASGRYIGGPLVESFEQQFAAYHHVNNCIACNSGTDALYLALRALEIGTGDEVITTPFTFVATAEVISAVGAKPIFVDIDTDTFNIDLQQVAAAITPKTKAIIPVHLFGQPVDMTALMAIAQSHNLAVIEDCAQSTGASWNDQKVGSIGHIGCFSFYPTKNLGGCGDGGAITTNDPEIAAKLRVIKEHGQKNRYYYEEIGVNSRLDSLQAAILQIKLRYLDIWNNQRRAIAAYYQQFLCQIPGIIAPQELAGGLSVWNQYTIRVLTEGKNGASATHRESVRSQLQAQGVSSMVYYPHPLHLQPVYQSLGYQPGQLPVAELACHEVLSLPMFPELTHEQQDQVIYALKDTLG, from the coding sequence ATGATCCAAAGTGTAAATTCTATTCCTGCCTTTGATATTAAGCAACAATATGCCATTATTGAAGCAGAAGTGAGTGCAGCCGTTTTAGAAGTTTTGGCTTCTGGGCGTTATATTGGTGGCCCTTTAGTGGAAAGCTTTGAGCAACAGTTTGCTGCCTATCATCATGTAAATAATTGTATAGCGTGTAACTCTGGTACTGATGCACTTTACTTAGCTCTCCGCGCTCTGGAGATTGGTACAGGTGATGAAGTTATTACCACACCTTTTACCTTTGTCGCTACAGCCGAAGTCATTAGTGCTGTGGGCGCAAAACCAATTTTTGTTGATATTGACACTGATACTTTTAATATTGATTTGCAGCAAGTAGCCGCAGCCATTACACCTAAAACCAAAGCAATTATCCCGGTTCACTTATTTGGACAACCTGTGGATATGACAGCACTGATGGCCATAGCGCAGTCTCACAATTTAGCAGTGATTGAAGATTGCGCTCAATCCACAGGTGCAAGTTGGAATGATCAAAAAGTCGGTAGCATTGGACATATTGGGTGCTTCAGCTTTTACCCTACCAAGAATTTAGGCGGTTGCGGCGATGGTGGAGCGATTACCACTAATGATCCTGAAATTGCGGCAAAACTGCGGGTAATCAAAGAACATGGGCAGAAAAATCGCTATTATTATGAGGAAATTGGTGTAAATAGTCGCTTGGATAGTTTGCAAGCTGCTATTCTGCAAATTAAACTGCGTTATCTGGATATTTGGAATAATCAACGACGTGCGATCGCAGCTTATTATCAGCAGTTTCTGTGTCAAATTCCCGGTATTATTGCACCACAAGAATTAGCCGGTGGGTTGAGTGTTTGGAATCAATATACCATTCGCGTATTAACTGAGGGAAAAAATGGTGCTAGTGCTACTCACCGAGAGTCTGTACGTAGTCAACTGCAAGCACAGGGAGTAAGTTCAATGGTGTACTATCCCCACCCCTTACATTTGCAGCCCGTTTATCAAAGTTTAGGATATCAGCCAGGACAATTACCAGTAGCGGAGTTAGCTTGTCACGAGGTTTTATCTTTACCCATGTTCCCAGAACTGACGCATGAACAGCAAGATCAGGTGATTTATGCTTTAAAAGATACCTTGGGGTAA